In Lepidochelys kempii isolate rLepKem1 chromosome 19, rLepKem1.hap2, whole genome shotgun sequence, the genomic stretch AGGTTACATTCTCACTGGTATGAGGTTGCATTTGGCCAGGGAGGCACAGCTCTGCTGAAGGTTGGCTTGGGGTGGTGAAAGGTTGGGGTTTGACAGGCTGATATGAAGCGGGTTTCACCAAACAGAAGACAGATTGGGTTAGCTCAGGAACACGCATAGCGAAGGGTTTTCCTGTAATCTCTTCTTTCTGACAACTCCCATGTTGGACAGATTTGTGCCTGTTGACACCCACTGGAACATCCTCCTCTCCCATCGTTTAATCATAATTCTTCTACATTTCCCCTATTGTCCACATGTTGGTGCGGCCAAGGCACCATCCATACTGCGATGTCACACCTAGTAACTCTGCCATGTGTTTCACCACAGAGCCTGGGCAGATCTAAAGCTGGAGCTCGGGAACACTCCTGTCTGAAATGTTTATTCTGGAGCCACATCTGGCCTGCTGTCCCACAAAGAAAAGGTTGAAGTGAGGGGAAAATAGGAGACAGAGACAAAGGGGGACTCGGAAATGGGGGCTGGGAGGTCAGGGTTTGAGCGACCAGATTATCTCAGGCCTGAGCCATTTCGTCCATTCTGATGCCTGAGAATTTTTCTTGCAAAGAATTCCAAAAGGCTTGTCGGCTATTTTGACACTTTAATTATTGATCCCTGGGCCAGACCCACTCTCCAGGAATTCCACGCCAGCTGGTCTGCCCTGAAAGGCAGCATCCTCTACTTGTCTTTAGAAGGGGCAGTTTCCTACATGTGCTACCCCTTGCCAACTGGAGAGAGGAGTGCTGGTCTGGAGGAGGGCTCAGTCTTCTTGCCGATCCAGCCCGGGGACTCTTTGCTGAGACCGCCAAAGGGCCCAGATTGGGTTGGGGGTGAGGGATAGGTTGTGTCTTGCAGACACTTGGCCACAAGGGCTGAGTCCACTAACCACATGAACACGTTTTATAAACCTGAATAGCAGATGGAAGCCAGCGCGAGAGTGGGCCGTGTAGCAAGCTGCTGTTGTTACAGCCAGTTCCCTGGACAATCTTGCTGCTCTGCAATGTGTTTGTTAACCTGCGGGTATCTCTCTTGCCTTTTCAGTCAGTACCGAGGTGAGCCAGGGCTGTGCGAAAGGCTGTGACTTGTGCTCTGAGTTCAACGGGTGCCTGAAATGTTCCCCCAAACTCTTCATACTGCTGGAGAGGAACGACATCCGACAGATCGGGATCTGCCTGCCATCCTGTCCGCTGGGGTACTTCGGCGTTCGCAATCCAGACATGAACAAATGCATCAGTACGTGCCAGGGCCTGGGAGAGAGAAAGATACAAAACCATGCTCTGCACTTacaggtcctcacatccagggcTTGCAGTGAGTCAACCCTTGCCTGCCCCCAGGATGTGGATCAGGGGTAATATCCCCATTATATGGATGGGGGAACAGGCCCAGAGCgggaaaatgacttgcccagagaATATCCATAGAAAGGGATCCCTTTGCGATTTGCTGCTTGCAGCCCTGAATGCGGCATGAGAGCAGAAGAGAGATTTATCCCGTTTTGCACCTGAGATGGGAATGCAGTTCTCTCCCctgcagaggtggctgcgttTCCACCCACGAATGCAATGTCCCATAGGGGTTTATTTGAAACAGATTAAGAAGCAATAGCATGAGCCGAGGTGCCTTAGGCTTTCCCAGTGCCACCTAATAGCACCTACCAAGCCAGGGTCAGTAGAAGTAGCGCAGTGAGTTTCTCTAAGGTGGGAAAGAGCACGCACAGATTGTCCTACAGAGAGAGATACATCAATGGACACTCACGTAATGATGGCCTGAAAAGCCTGTCCGGCATCGGTTAGTTTGGACATCAGCCCCTTCTCTCAGCTTTTGACTTGCGTTTTGGCTACTGTGTCTTTGGTCAGGGTCCCCCAGGATCTAAGCTAGGAGCTGACTGCAGTCATTCTTGTTAGGAACTGGAAATTGCAGAAATTAGATGGGAAGTGCTGAAATGTGGCTTGGAACTACTGCAAGAGAGTGTAAATTGGTGCAACTCTGctcaagtcaatggagctaccccCAGTTACACCAACTAAATGTCTGGCCCAACGTATGTTAAACGTTATGCTTAAACCACGGAGAGCCACAGCCAGTGACAGACAAAATGTCCTCACGGGCCCATCAGCCAGGGTCAGGTTGCTATCATGGGTCTTTACAAGGTGggcatggggcgggggtgggggggggcgaaGGGCTGAAGCAGTGAACTGTCAAACAGAAAGACTTAGAGACACAGTCTCTAATTTGGGCATTTCTTATTTTGTTGTGTGAATTGTCTGGCTTACCCACCGGGTCGAAGTGATGCTAACACATTGGTGTCGTAGCTGACCTCTTGAGGTGGGCATGCTCTTACTTCCAGGATCTTGTGCGGTATCTGGGGAACCATTGCCACAGACACCACCTCTTCCTTCGTCTGCCCATCCGTAATGAATTGGGTCTTTGGCCTGGGTCTGTCTGTCTTCCATTGCAAGGGGCTGGGCCGACTGAAACACCAGTGAGTGAGTTGGACCTGTGAACAATCCTGGGGTCATTTCATTAGCAGCTTCATAGAACCTGGCACCACAGGCAGCTTCTGTAGCCACACTAGAGCTGGGTAAGGAGTGACTGAAACTGGAGTCAGCTCCTTGTCTTCTTCCATTTTGGCTGATTGTCTGTCAAACTAAACAGGAGCCCAACCCTCTTGCAATCATATTGCCGAGATATAACCCAGCCTAGGCTGCTGCTGATGTGATAACTTCAGCAGAGTGGCTCTGTCTTGCAAGGGGCAATGGCAGAAGGAAACCAGTTTCCTTCGTGGTAGCACCACCAGGCCTGGCAGAGTGCTCAGAGACATACACTGGCTGTTTGCAGATTTCGTGGGCCAGGAGGGCTCTCTAGTGGGGTATCTAGTCCTCCCCTTTGCATAGCTCCactcttcctttcccctctccagCAGATGGTGCCCAGTCTCCACCTTGAAATGTAACTTGACTGCAATACGCACTTTCCACTTTCAGTACCTAAAGGCCACAGAAGCCTGCCGGGAGTTGCTTTTCGATCATATCCATGGATCTGCTGATTTTGGCCCTGGGGGTAGAATTCAAACTATGTGgctggttttttttccctttttcctccCCAGAATGCAAAATTGAGAACTGTGAGGCCTGTTTCAGCCGAAACTTTTGCACCAAATGTAAGGAAGGTTTGTACTTGCACAAAGGGAGATGTTATTCCACCTGCCCAGACGGCTACTCTGCTGCCAATGGCACCATGGAGTGCAGCAGTCCTGGTAAGTGGCATTAAAGCTGTTAGAGCGATTGATTTTTCTGCCGGGTCCTGTAGCATTCTGAAGGCTCAGATTTGTGCTGCCTGTCTGTATGCAACAGCGTATTAATCCTTGCCcgctttccctgctgctcctccatcaccctgctgcatttcagtgacgTCCCATGAACAGCAGTGACCTGCTGGGGTGCCAGAGTGGGCAGCCCAGCAAGTATGTGAATGGAACAATtaacagctcagcaggtgcattctagagcagtgctactcaaagtggtggtccgcagaccgGTGCCGGTCCATGAGCCACCTGCTGCCGGTCCGcgcgcacattgggaaaaaaaattgccggtcccccgcatcagatagcttgagaagcactgggctagatgacctggAGGTACCTGAAGGGTTCGGCAACAGACAAGAAATTCCAGCTGACATTGTTGAAAAGTTTTCTTTTCCCTATGAGAACATCCTAGTAAAACTGGGGGAGCACAGGAAACACAGAGTGTATATGTGATCTTTCCTGCCTGGAGACAGATTTTCCCTGTAAGACATGCACCTGaacccccctccctgcatcccagCTGTGCTGTGCAAAGCCAGGCAAACCAGAATCTGCCTCTTCATTTGTTCTTCGCTGGTGGCATATTTGCAtctgcaaaaaacaacaaacagtcAGGGGCTTAACTCTGCAGGAAACTCTCCGCCCTTGCCAATTTAATATTTAGTTGCAAAATGCGTGATCGGTTTTCTGTGCCGGTTGCCTTAAAGCATAGTTGTGGTTTGGAAGATGTCAATAAACCCTGCAAGGGACAAGGCTAGCTGCAGCAGCATTCTAATGAGTGAAAGTACAGCCAGATACTCAACCCCCTGGAGGAGTGTAAAACCTTCTGGCATACTACAGCCCACTGTCCCGATTCATTGTTTGTTCGttacttctctgaaaacacctgTTGCTGAGACTCACGATCTAAATGACGGACTCAAGGATATAATAGcctcaggaaggggtggggggagtacaCCTCTGACCTGCTAAAGGCCCAGATGTGGGGTGCAGTGGGTGACAAAGACCCCATAtgagcacacacaaaaattaaccATGCAGGAAACTTAAACTGTGGCAGGCTCCCCTCCTCATGCGAATGGCTCCTCGGTCTCGCCCGTCTTTGTTTCTAAAGTAAATAATTTTCGGCAGTGAAAATGAGGGAGCACCGTGTTTGTGTGGAATGCGGGGAACTTGGGGGCTAAGCAGGTTGGGGTCCCTCAAAACGAGGGACATTCGGGAGGTGTGCGAGGTGCGGCAGAATGCAGGCCACGGCCATGGGGTTATTTGGGTTAGGCAGACATCAAAAAGTGCAGACATGCCCATTGTTGGCACCCAGCTTCATGTGGGTGAGGTCTGCAGTGACCCACATCTGGGGTTGCCAAAAGGGAAAGGCCACGTGAGGCTAGGAGACAAGAGTGAGTAGAAAAAGCAGGAAGGGACTGTGGTGACTTGTTCTAGGAGAGGCAGATGTGATGCGCTCTGAGGGTCTAGGCATGTTCGAAGTGAGGCTTCCCATTCCCCTGCTGGGCCTCCAGGACCCTGTTCTGCAGGTGGAGCAGAGAATGGGCCAGGAGGAACGGTCCCCTCGGGAGAGATGCACTGAACCTTCTGGCTGAGGCCAGGTGCAGTCAGAGCCTTCTCCTCAGGCACACTGACTTGTTACGCGGTCCCTGCCTTGATCACCACAGCCCTGTGTGGTGCAGCCTGGAACTGGCGTTTGGACTCCAAGTGTCTCGCAACAGGCCCAGAAAATTCCCATCACAATAGATTTTTCCGCATTGTTTAAGTCTTTGAATAATGCCGGCGGCTCCACCCTagagctctggctgggctggggtgcGTGGGAGTATTGCACCTCGCCAGAGGCAGCTCTGGGGGAGACAGAGATCTGTctgggaggagcaggcagccggtGGCACTGGGGAGGGAAAGGGCTCCGGGGACGTGTCGGGGGCACTGGGAAAAGTAGTTTTCTCCTGACTCTCTTGCTGTCTGGCAGCACAATGTGAACTGAGCGAGTGGGGCCCTTGGGGCCCGTGCGCCAAGAAAAGGAAGCTGTGTGGCTTCAAGAAAGGCAACGAAGAGCGATCGCGGAAGGTTCTGCAGGCTCCCTCTGGAGATGTGTCTGTGTGTCCTGCCACCACGGAGCTCCGGAAATGCACAGTGCAGAAGAACCAGTGCCCTGAAGGTGAGCTGATGGCAGGGCATTTCACCCTCTCCCTTTGGGGACACATTCTGTTTGCTTGGCATTAACATGTAGTTTCTCTGCAGGATGTAACAAACAAGGCCCGGTCAGGAACTTGGCAAGGGCAGTCGAGACCCAGGGTCAGAGCAGAGGGAACCTGGGGCTGGAAGTCGTAGACTGCGTTCGTAGTCAGGTTCCAGGCTGGGGTTGATACCGAAGGTCAGAATCCAGTTTCAGGTGCCGAGGTGGAAGGTGAAGTCCAAACCAAGCTGAGGGCAAGGCCAGGCACTCAGGAGCCAGGAGCAGGAATAGTCCCGGCAGCTACCTGAGATCCATGCTGCTGCCTGGACTTCCTGGAATGCTCCTTGGTTTATATAGGGCAGGGAACCAATCGGGAACCACCAGGCTGCCCCATATCAGACCCCTTGAGGAGGGACTCCCCCGGTCTGTGTTCTCAGCGGATCATGGGCAGTGGAGCGCAGACTGGGTGGCAGCCTGGAGATGCCCGCTGCCTGGCAGCTCTGTAGGTCCAGGGTTGAGACCTGCTGGGCCTTACAGCCCCCAAATAGGACCTGCTTTGTGCTGCACCTCCACAGGACAGGCACGTCTGTGCTGCCTGATCCTCCTTGCCACAGCCCGAACTGACGGATGTGAGCAGCTGTGATGTGTTTCATGCAATGTCATGAGGCACTGAGCGTCTTGCCTTGCTCTTTACAGTGTGTGTCCAGTTTGCCTTTCATAGGAACGCGGCCCTGCCAAAAGCCTTTGAGGGCCGGTGTGCAACATGACAACTAGAAAGAACCCCTGGCTGTAAAAACAGAATGAGCCACTGAGCGGTTAGTTTCTAATAGGATCAAGCTTAAAAAATTGTCCCTGGACGCAGCTTGCCGTGTCTGCTGTATGTTGGCATTCTTATTCCATTAGCTTCTTCACTGGAGACAGAGAACACACCAAGGGCTGGAGCTCATAGTCCACTTACAATGTGATGGTTGGTAGATGGTTGGTCCACTTACAATGTGatggatgaagaaaaggaggacttgtggcaccttagagactaaccaatttatttgagcatgagctttcgtgagctacagcccacttcatcagatgcattcagtggaaaatacagtgaggagatttatatacacacacaacacgaaaaaatgggtgtttatcatgcacactgtaaggagagtgatcacttaagatgagctattaccagcaggagagtggggggaggggagaaaaccctttgtagtgataatcaaggtgggccatttctagcagttaacaagaacgtctgaggaatagtggggggtgggggggaataaacaaggggaaatagttttactttgtgtaatgactcaaccactcccagtctctactccCCTTACAGtatgcatgataaacacccattttttcatgttctgtgtgtatataaatctcctcactgtattttccactgaatgtatccgatgaagtgagctgtagctcacgaaagcttatgctcaaataaattggttagtctctaaggtgccacaagtactccttttctttttgcgaatacagactaacacggctgctcctctgaaacctgtcaatgtgaTGGATGGTTCCTCTCTAGCCCCCTTTGCAGAATGTTGTGTTTTCTTTGCTGTTCCTCATAGTCACTGGACTTGTGAACTCATGGAGGCTGATGGCTTGTTCATTCCCCTCCGGATTGCATTAGGACTGCAGTtgtgctggctgctctggggagccCCGTTCTGGATAGTGCCTAACCCTCCAGGCAGAAGACAATAAGGAGCAGAGGGGAAAAGGCAGGCGTTGAGTTTAGTGGCTCTCAAATGCACAAAGTGAATTTTCCAATCATGCTAAGGAGTCTGGCCTGTAACCTCAGCAAATGCCGGCTCTGAATGCCCTGCCAGAGATGGAAAATTACAAAACCAAATTAGAATTTCAGTCATCTCACCCCTCTGTGAACACAAATAATACTGAGCTCAAGGGCGTGCACTTCAACCACCCTAACGCCTCAGAGAGCAGGAGAAACACAGGCCTGCAGCGTGCAAGCTGGTCACGAGGCAATGTCAGCACTCACTAGCCATTGGGCCAGCATGCCTGCTGGTCACAAGGCAGTGACAGTGCTCAGCTCTGTGATCAGCCAGCATTCCATTCGATAGTCTCATTTTTGCTCCTTTGCTTGGTTCcaggaaaaaggaagagaaaggaagagcaAGATAACACAAATGGAAACAGAAACCGGAAAGACACCAAAGATGCTAAATCTGGCACCAAGAAAAGGAAAGGCCAACAGAGAGGGACTGTGGTCCCCATGACTCCAGCTAGCCCTGCTCAATAGCTGCCCCTTTACAGTCACATGATGGCAAGAGTTCATTGCTGCTATGTATATGAAAGCTTTATTGAACCAGAGCACTGCTACACAACAGACACAATCAgaaagatagacagacagacacagaaactatacacacacacaaagactgACGGAGACCACACACATATGCAACATAGACTGCAAAGAGCAAACTTCTAAGAAGAGGAGTAAGAAAATATAAGAGATGAAGCTTAAATGCGAAGGACTTTACAATGGGAAGCTGGGGAGAAAGTGTGAACCAGAGTGGAGGGCAGTGATGCAAATATTCCTGATTAAATGTCTCAAATAGAAGCCAGCCATGTAAACCCCAGCATAACGCAGCTTCAGCCAGAGACTAGAACTGATTTGCTCCTATTCCAAATCAAAGGATCTGGAATCGTGCAAAGGCAGTGGCGTGTTTCTATTCCCCCTtcctttattttgtgttttaagcTGTAAGAGAATATATGTTAAACCTTTGTGAGAAGAGGTCAGAGATGTCTGCCCTGAAATGGCTTCAaaaatttatttcaaattaaaaaaaaatccaacaaaatGACAACCAAATTTCCGAGCGTATGGTTCATGGCTCAGCCCCCGCAGAAGCTGGTGGCCCGTGGGGCAGGGCCTTGCTTGCAGAAGGAAAACTCATAAAAGCTTTAAGAAAATCTCAGAAAATGTTGCCAGCTGCATCCTAGCCACAAATCAGTCGTCATTCACTTGCACAATCCCCATCTGTGTTCAATAAGTCCGGTCGGGAATTTCCCATCATGCAGCAAGTTGAGAAAATTAGAGGTTACAGCAAACCACAGGCTGTTTGATATTGCGATTCTGACAACAGTCGCAGCTGAAAGGATTCTGTGCTGGACTGAGGAAGGTGCTGATGCCTTTGTGCAGACTCCTCCCTAACCTAATGGAGAAAAGCCGTGCGGTCCCGTCTCTGCAGGGGGCAAAATGTTCAGAACCTTTACATCCATTAGAAAACCATTCATCGGCATGTCGCCAGTTGGACTGGCTCAGAATTAGCACCAGCACTGTCTAGGTCTCCCCacttctcagcaaagatttaatctcccgggtgaaattcaccactgtgcaATACGAGGCCTGTGGCCACAGGGCTTCCAGGAGACTGAAGCAGTGCGCACACACTTTGTGCAGCCCCTGTGCACAGGGTGGATTTTACCCAAAGCACTGTAGTGAGGCTGCATAGTATTCAGACTTATCCAGTGGTGCAAGGAGGGAGGTCCGGTCCGGTACGCCATACCAGTGAGCTATTTATAGCTGGTCCGCTGTACCAGTGAGCTATTTATAGCCAGTAGGCCGTACCAGTGAGCTATTTCTAGCCCGTCCGCCGTACTGGAAAGACACGGGAGGAGCAGAATGGCGGCCCcacagcccttccacgcagctgcgactagcatctcctgtctggggtctgtaggCAGCCccgctggaggacagggctgggggcggtagAGCCGCACTGGAGGAGCTGCTGTCGTGGGGctgccccatgttctgctcctttcgcccCTGTGGTTCCAGAGAGGCCTGCGGTTCAGAAGTCTCTGGCGCAGCAGGAGGAGACAGAGATCCCCTCAGGTAATGTGGGATGGATCATGGGGAGCGGAAGGGGAGagtgtggggccccaggctgggggcggggtgggttCATGTGAGGAGTCCCGTGGGGGGGTCATGTGGGGAGGCcacgtgaccccccccccagctggtgcAGCATACTggtaagaaatgaattctacttgcCCCACTGGTCTTATCTTTCAAAGTGTGCATCCCTTGGTGTAGATATTTGCAGACCCTTCTTCATCCCTTTAAGATCCAGCCGAAATCACTGCTCCCGAGGGATGGGCCCAGGCGAGCTGCCCTGCCCCATAGGGCAGTATCCTGGGCAAGCTGCCCACCCTCCTGGGGGTGTCAGGGGCAAGctgtcctgcccccaggggggaTCAGGGTGAGCTGACCTGCCCCCCAGCTGATCCCTAGCACTCAGCAGGTTTTGGTTTACCATTATTATTACACCTCTTTTGTTCCCCCTCTGCGTCCTGGCTGTCGCAGAGTGCGAAAGCAACCAGTGCTTCTCAGAAGAACATGCACTGGGGGAGAGCTGCCCCCAACATGTAATGTGCTGACACCTTCCGAGGTCACACATGGCCACCTGATGTGACTGGCTGCATCACCTCACACACCCGTCCTGCCTACTAGCTGGGAAGAGTGCTCGTTGTATTTCGAAAACACAAGTCCATGCAGTTGCAATTCTAGGAAAAGCTACTGGAATTCTCTTTTTGGCCCACCTGCCCTAGTGCAGTTTTGGCGGGGTTCAGAACGTGGGAGCTGCATAGTTGTCCCCGTTCCAGAGCTGCACGAAGCTCTCCGTGCCTGCCGTGCTGACAGCAAGGCCTTTGGGCCCATCATCCACTCTGTATTTAAGTAAACAAGCGGCCGTTATATCTTTTAGAGGGGATTCCATTTCAGCACAATGATAAATGAGCAGCATACCAGGCAGAGAGTGCGAGAGGTTCTCAAAACTCGTCTTTTCAATTGTTTATAGATCATGTTTAGATGAATCCTGGAGGAGACCTCCCCAGTTGAAAGGCTGGATCTTGCTTTATTTTCTGTTGTCAGCGAGCGGTGAGAGGAGTAGTCTGTTTGTACTGTGGCTTTGTACCTAACATGGACCTTTTCCCCTCCAGCTGTTCAGCAGCAATATCCGGTAACCCTTTTGGGAGTCTCACTTCACTAATTTCCAGCACCATCCCCAGGGCCCCAACCCGCTCCTCCGCAAAGATTGAA encodes the following:
- the RSPO1 gene encoding R-spondin-1 isoform X1; this encodes MQLGLFLVVVFLSLMDLTGSSKVVKGKRQRRISTEVSQGCAKGCDLCSEFNGCLKCSPKLFILLERNDIRQIGICLPSCPLGYFGVRNPDMNKCIKCKIENCEACFSRNFCTKCKEGLYLHKGRCYSTCPDGYSAANGTMECSSPAQCELSEWGPWGPCAKKRKLCGFKKGNEERSRKVLQAPSGDVSVCPATTELRKCTVQKNQCPEGKRKRKEEQDNTNGNRNRKDTKDAKSGTKKRKGQQRGTVVPMTPASPAQ
- the RSPO1 gene encoding R-spondin-1 isoform X2, which translates into the protein MQLGLFLVVVFLSLMDLTGSSKVVKGKRQRRISTEVSQGCAKGCDLCSEFNGCLKCSPKLFILLERNDIRQIGICLPSCPLGYFGVRNPDMNKCIKCKIENCEACFSRNFCTKCKEGLYLHKGRCYSTCPDGYSAANGTMECSSPAQCELSEWGPWGPCAKKRKLCGFKKGNEERSRKVLQAPSGDVSVCPATTELRKCTVQKNQCPEGCNKQGPVRNLARAVETQGQSRGNLGLEVVDCVRSQVPGWG